The proteins below come from a single Chitinophaga pinensis DSM 2588 genomic window:
- a CDS encoding YceI family protein, whose product MKYILSIMLITLLAACEQAPKADKATITEAHPVKEGKGSPYLVDTANSELRWIGTKPTGKHTGRFTLQEGKLLVKDTAITGGNIIIRMNSLENIDLSKSDTSLKRKLEDELKGPLFFDVVNFPVATFEITNVSDFTPSVGNEVLMKNANYTVQGNLTIKNITKNISFPAIIRFENGTITAMANFNIDRTLWGMTYRADKSMQDKLINSAVNLEFRITAAK is encoded by the coding sequence ATGAAATATATACTTTCTATCATGCTGATCACCTTGCTGGCTGCCTGTGAACAGGCGCCGAAAGCTGACAAGGCGACCATTACAGAGGCTCACCCGGTAAAAGAGGGTAAAGGAAGCCCATACCTGGTTGACACCGCTAACAGCGAATTACGCTGGATAGGCACCAAGCCTACCGGCAAACATACCGGCCGGTTTACACTGCAGGAAGGAAAGTTATTGGTAAAAGACACGGCCATCACCGGTGGTAACATCATTATCCGTATGAACTCCCTGGAAAATATCGACCTGTCCAAATCAGATACTTCTCTGAAACGTAAACTGGAAGATGAGTTAAAAGGCCCGCTGTTCTTCGATGTGGTAAATTTCCCGGTAGCTACGTTTGAGATCACCAATGTCAGCGACTTTACGCCTTCTGTGGGTAATGAGGTATTGATGAAGAACGCAAATTATACGGTACAGGGTAATCTGACGATCAAGAATATCACTAAGAATATCTCCTTCCCTGCTATTATCAGGTTTGAAAATGGCACTATCACAGCAATGGCCAATTTCAATATCGACAGAACGCTGTGGGGAATGACCTACAGAGCTGATAAATCCATGCAGGACAAACTGATCAACTCAGCGGTAAATCTTGAATTCAGAATCACTGCTGCCAAATAA
- the paaN gene encoding phenylacetic acid degradation protein PaaN, with amino-acid sequence MFNIKHQNTIENAVKANHERAFYSQYPEHPKAYGENAAEQGENRYKALLQQPFKQLLQTGETSWAGEEVSPYTQEALGITYPIFSPDELVHRAIAAAPQWRNTTVDVRADILVETLEAVKERFFDIAYATMHTTGQSFMMSFQASGPHANDRALEAIAMGYHEGNRYPASLMWEKPMGKTSLQLKKNFRAIPKGVGLVIGCSTFPVWNSLPGIYADLVTGNPVIVKPHPKAILPIAIVVAAIQQVLQEKGFSPALCQLAADTSTALITKTLCEHPGIQLIDYTGGSAFGNYVEALKNKTVFTEKAGVNSVIIDSVADIDAVMQNLAFSVSLYSGQMCTAPQNFFIPAEGITTSNGRLSFDEVVQKFKDAVVSLVNNPKMGAGTLGALQNENTLERAHNAGKLGAKVILEGQPLINEEFTHARGCTPSILEVSSNDKHIFEQELFGPVLLLIKTKDTHESIQLARQMAQQHGAITCAAYTTSPEMKEKITEEMNGVFTPVSFNFTGFIWVNQHAAFSDFHVTGGNPAGNASFTNPEFILRRFVWVGNREVAGS; translated from the coding sequence ATGTTTAACATCAAACACCAAAACACAATTGAGAACGCCGTAAAGGCGAATCATGAAAGGGCTTTTTATTCACAGTACCCGGAACACCCCAAAGCCTATGGTGAAAATGCAGCAGAGCAGGGCGAAAACCGCTATAAAGCACTGCTGCAGCAACCCTTTAAGCAATTGCTGCAAACAGGAGAAACTTCCTGGGCAGGAGAAGAAGTGTCTCCTTATACCCAGGAGGCACTGGGCATTACCTACCCGATCTTCTCTCCCGACGAACTGGTACACCGTGCTATCGCTGCAGCGCCGCAATGGCGTAATACCACTGTAGACGTACGTGCTGACATCCTTGTGGAAACACTGGAAGCAGTAAAAGAACGCTTCTTCGACATTGCCTACGCCACTATGCATACGACCGGACAAAGCTTTATGATGAGCTTCCAGGCTTCTGGTCCGCATGCCAATGACAGGGCACTTGAAGCAATTGCCATGGGCTATCATGAAGGCAACCGCTACCCGGCATCTCTGATGTGGGAAAAACCAATGGGTAAAACATCCCTTCAACTGAAAAAGAATTTCCGGGCCATTCCGAAAGGAGTCGGTCTGGTGATAGGCTGCTCCACCTTCCCGGTATGGAACTCATTGCCAGGCATTTATGCCGACCTTGTAACCGGCAATCCGGTGATTGTGAAACCACACCCGAAAGCCATTCTGCCAATTGCCATCGTAGTAGCTGCAATTCAGCAGGTATTACAGGAAAAAGGCTTCAGCCCTGCCCTTTGTCAGCTGGCAGCGGATACGTCAACAGCGCTTATTACCAAAACCCTGTGCGAGCATCCGGGTATTCAGCTGATTGACTATACCGGCGGCAGTGCCTTTGGTAACTATGTGGAGGCATTGAAAAACAAGACCGTATTCACTGAAAAAGCAGGCGTCAACTCTGTTATTATCGACAGCGTGGCAGATATCGATGCGGTGATGCAGAACCTGGCTTTCTCAGTGTCATTATACTCAGGACAGATGTGTACTGCTCCGCAGAATTTCTTTATTCCTGCTGAAGGAATCACGACCAGCAATGGCAGACTTTCCTTTGATGAAGTAGTACAGAAATTTAAGGATGCGGTTGTAAGCCTCGTCAACAATCCTAAAATGGGAGCGGGTACACTGGGCGCCCTGCAGAACGAAAATACCCTGGAAAGGGCACATAATGCAGGCAAACTGGGCGCAAAAGTCATCCTTGAAGGACAACCTTTAATCAATGAAGAGTTTACCCATGCCCGTGGTTGTACGCCATCCATCCTGGAAGTCAGCAGCAATGATAAACATATCTTCGAGCAGGAATTATTTGGCCCGGTTTTGTTGCTGATTAAAACAAAGGATACCCATGAATCCATACAGCTGGCCCGGCAAATGGCGCAACAACATGGTGCGATCACCTGCGCGGCCTATACCACCAGTCCCGAGATGAAAGAAAAGATCACCGAAGAGATGAATGGGGTATTTACACCGGTATCCTTTAACTTTACCGGATTCATCTGGGTAAATCAACATGCGGCATTTTCAGATTTTCATGTGACAGGTGGAAACCCTGCCGGAAATGCCAGTTTCACTAATCCGGAATTCATCCTGCGCCGGTTCGTATGGGTAGGAAACCGGGAAGTGGCCGGAAGCTGA
- a CDS encoding tetratricopeptide repeat protein, translated as MNMRASLLRAGLFTAILFSSVITASAQDARELYTTATGFIRDGDYSNAILVLNQALQQEPDNIDFKKQLGFAYYLQGDMSKAKNIIEPILNKKEADEQTFQIAGNIYQSRQEWKTAQKLYEKALRKFPESGELYNDNGQLLMFLKVFEGGMGSYLKGIEKAPNFSSNYYNAIKAYVYMNNPVWVIIYGEIFVNLESYTARTAEVRNLLLDAYKSLYNDPAQLNKAIEDENENKNRKKAVADFAVAFKASMGKQISVVMAGIDPETLIMLRTRFLLDWYSFSGLRFPYALFDYQRSLLKQGMFEAYNQWMFGPVANQPAYRAWTNMHKAEYDAFLQYQRNHPLKLRADEYYNDNKFTMVR; from the coding sequence ATGAATATGAGGGCTTCATTATTAAGAGCAGGTTTATTTACCGCTATATTATTTTCTTCTGTAATAACTGCTTCCGCACAGGATGCCAGGGAATTATATACAACAGCGACAGGTTTTATACGTGATGGTGATTATTCCAATGCTATCCTGGTATTAAACCAGGCACTGCAACAGGAACCTGATAATATAGACTTCAAAAAACAGCTCGGCTTTGCATATTACCTCCAGGGAGATATGAGTAAAGCTAAAAATATCATTGAGCCCATACTCAACAAAAAAGAAGCAGACGAGCAGACCTTCCAGATCGCTGGTAACATCTATCAGTCCCGCCAGGAATGGAAAACAGCACAGAAGCTGTATGAAAAAGCATTGCGTAAATTTCCGGAAAGCGGAGAACTGTATAACGATAACGGACAGTTGCTCATGTTCCTCAAAGTATTTGAAGGCGGCATGGGAAGCTATCTGAAAGGTATCGAGAAAGCACCGAACTTCTCCAGCAACTATTACAATGCCATTAAAGCATATGTGTATATGAATAATCCCGTGTGGGTAATCATCTACGGGGAAATATTCGTCAACCTGGAAAGTTATACTGCACGTACTGCCGAAGTCAGAAACCTGTTGCTGGATGCCTACAAATCTTTATACAACGATCCGGCACAGCTGAACAAAGCGATTGAAGACGAAAACGAAAATAAAAACAGGAAGAAAGCAGTCGCTGATTTTGCCGTTGCATTCAAAGCATCCATGGGGAAACAGATCAGTGTTGTAATGGCAGGCATAGATCCTGAAACGCTCATTATGCTGCGTACCCGCTTCCTGCTTGACTGGTACAGTTTTTCCGGTCTGCGTTTTCCATATGCACTTTTTGACTATCAGCGCTCCCTGCTGAAACAGGGAATGTTTGAAGCGTATAACCAGTGGATGTTTGGTCCTGTTGCCAATCAGCCGGCATACAGAGCCTGGACAAACATGCACAAGGCAGAATACGATGCTTTTTTACAATATCAGCGTAATCACCCACTGAAGTTAAGAGCGGATGAATATTACAACGACAACAAGTTTACGATGGTGAGGTGA
- a CDS encoding DUF1015 domain-containing protein — MAIIRPFRGLRPTPELAEKVAARPYDVLSAAEAKAEAAGNQYSFYHVSKSEIDLPEGTDVYSQSVYDKAAENLQKFIKEGTLFQDNTPCYYIYRLIMNGRTQTGLVCASSVSDYNMGIIKKHEFTRPDKEQDRINNIKTTRAQTGNVFLAYNDVPEVNSLIDHWIHANAPAYDFTAADGIQHTVWVVNEEGAVNDITSLFSSKVPHTYIADGHHRAASASLVQKEFEEKQMIGTDDPANFFLTTIFPASQLVILDYNRLVKDLNGLTKEALLSRLEYDFTVESIGHLPQQPSMLHEFSMYLEGTWYRLVAKEGTYTTDPIGILDVTILSNNVLDKILGIKDQRTDKRIDFVGGIRGLQELVKRVDSGEMKVAFALYPVTIQQLFDIADSGNVMPPKSTWFEPKLRDGLISQMI; from the coding sequence ATGGCAATCATCAGACCCTTCAGAGGATTAAGACCTACTCCGGAACTTGCAGAAAAAGTTGCTGCCCGCCCTTACGATGTGCTCAGCGCAGCAGAGGCAAAAGCAGAAGCTGCCGGTAACCAGTACTCGTTTTACCATGTTTCCAAATCGGAAATTGACCTTCCGGAAGGTACCGATGTGTACAGTCAGTCTGTATATGATAAAGCTGCTGAAAACCTGCAGAAATTTATCAAAGAAGGAACCCTGTTCCAGGACAATACCCCTTGCTACTACATCTACCGTCTGATCATGAACGGCCGCACCCAGACAGGTCTGGTGTGTGCTTCTTCTGTATCTGATTACAACATGGGTATTATTAAAAAGCACGAATTTACCCGTCCTGACAAAGAACAGGACCGTATCAACAATATCAAAACAACCCGCGCACAAACAGGCAACGTATTTCTGGCATACAACGACGTTCCGGAAGTAAACTCCCTGATCGATCATTGGATCCATGCAAATGCACCTGCTTACGACTTCACTGCTGCTGACGGTATTCAGCATACCGTATGGGTAGTAAATGAAGAAGGCGCTGTAAACGATATTACTTCCCTGTTTTCCAGCAAAGTGCCGCACACTTATATCGCCGACGGTCACCACCGCGCGGCATCCGCATCACTGGTACAGAAAGAATTTGAAGAAAAACAAATGATCGGTACCGACGATCCGGCTAATTTCTTCCTGACGACGATCTTCCCTGCCAGCCAGCTGGTAATCCTGGATTACAACCGCCTGGTAAAAGACCTGAACGGTCTGACCAAAGAAGCCCTGCTTTCCCGTCTGGAATACGATTTCACCGTAGAATCTATCGGTCACCTGCCACAACAGCCATCCATGCTGCATGAATTCAGCATGTACCTGGAAGGAACCTGGTACCGTCTCGTTGCCAAAGAAGGTACCTACACCACAGATCCGATCGGTATCCTGGATGTGACGATCCTGTCCAACAACGTACTGGATAAAATACTGGGCATCAAAGATCAACGTACCGACAAACGTATTGATTTCGTAGGTGGTATCCGCGGATTACAGGAACTGGTAAAAAGAGTGGACAGCGGTGAAATGAAAGTAGCATTTGCCCTGTATCCGGTAACTATCCAGCAACTGTTTGACATCGCTGACAGCGGTAATGTAATGCCTCCGAAAAGCACCTGGTTTGAACCAAAGCTGCGCGATGGCCTTATCTCTCAGATGATTTAA
- the serC gene encoding 3-phosphoserine/phosphohydroxythreonine transaminase — protein sequence MKVHNFNAGPSILPNEVLYKASKALIDFEGSGMSILEIGHRTPLFQAVLDEARDLVKELMQLEDDFEVLYLHGGATTQFMQIPLNLLENDGTASYIDTGVWSNKAIKEAKQYGFVDVAGSSKDSNYNHIPKQFSVSPKSTYLHITTNNTIYGTQWQKMPETDVPLIADMSSDILSRSLDFNKFTLIYAGAQKNMGAAGTTLVIVRKSALGKVTRKIPTILDYRNHIENGSMLNTPPVFAIYISMLTLRWLKEQGGAAAMEIENEKKAGLLYNEIDQNPLFRGTAQKEDRSRMNVSFIMDKPELEEEFLKFCKKEDIVGIKGHRLVGGFRASLYNALPYESVEVLVEAMKYFSLKKA from the coding sequence ATGAAGGTGCACAATTTTAACGCAGGGCCTTCCATATTGCCGAATGAGGTGCTGTACAAGGCCAGTAAAGCTTTGATTGACTTTGAAGGTTCAGGAATGTCTATTTTGGAAATAGGGCATAGAACACCATTGTTTCAAGCTGTATTGGACGAAGCACGGGATCTTGTTAAAGAGTTGATGCAACTCGAAGACGATTTCGAAGTTCTCTATCTTCATGGAGGTGCGACAACGCAATTCATGCAGATACCGTTGAACCTCCTCGAAAACGACGGCACGGCATCTTATATTGATACCGGTGTTTGGAGCAATAAGGCAATAAAAGAAGCGAAACAGTACGGTTTCGTGGACGTAGCTGGCAGTTCAAAAGACAGCAACTATAACCACATTCCTAAACAGTTCAGCGTCTCCCCAAAATCTACCTACCTGCACATTACCACTAACAATACCATTTATGGTACGCAGTGGCAAAAGATGCCGGAGACAGATGTTCCGTTGATCGCTGACATGAGTAGTGATATACTCAGCCGTTCACTGGATTTCAACAAATTCACGCTCATTTACGCGGGCGCCCAGAAAAACATGGGAGCAGCAGGCACTACACTCGTAATTGTCCGCAAAAGCGCATTGGGTAAAGTAACACGTAAGATCCCAACGATCCTCGATTACCGTAATCATATTGAGAACGGTTCCATGTTGAACACCCCTCCCGTATTTGCTATCTATATTTCCATGCTCACACTCCGCTGGTTGAAAGAACAGGGAGGCGCTGCTGCTATGGAAATAGAAAATGAGAAAAAAGCAGGTCTGCTGTACAACGAGATCGATCAGAACCCGTTGTTCCGTGGTACCGCTCAGAAGGAAGACAGGAGCCGTATGAATGTATCGTTCATCATGGACAAACCTGAGCTGGAAGAAGAATTCCTCAAATTCTGCAAGAAAGAAGATATCGTAGGTATTAAAGGGCACCGTCTCGTAGGTGGCTTCAGAGCTTCGCTTTACAATGCGCTGCCATATGAAAGTGTGGAAGTACTGGTAGAGGCCATGAAGTATTTCAGCCTGAAGAAAGCCTAA